GTGGAAGAGAACATGCTATAGCTTGGAAGATAGGTAAAAATCCTTTAGTAGAAAAAATATTTTGTGCTCCAGGAAATGGATGTACTGCTTTAGAATATAAATGTGAAAATATAAATATTTTATCTAATGAAGAATTATTAGAGTTTTCTTTAAAAAATAGCGTGGATTTAACCATTGTAGGTCCAGAAGTACCTTTAATGGAAGGTATAGTAGATTTATTTGAAGAAAATGGACTTAATATATTTGGCCCAGATAAAAAAGCAGCTTTGTTGGAAGGAAGCAAGGCTTTTGCAAAGGAATTTATGAAAAAATATAATGTTAAAACTGCAGCATATGAAGTATTTGAAGAAGAGGAAAAAGCCTTGGAATACTTAAAAAATATTGAACATCCAGTAGTGATAAAAGCAGATGGATTAGCAGCAGGAAAAGGTGTTGTTATAAGTAAATCCTTTGAAGAAAGTAAAATAACTTTAGAAAAATTTATGACTAATGATAAATTTAAGGGAGCAGGTAAAAAAGTTGTTATAGAAGAATTTTTAGAAGGACCAGAAGCCTCTATATTATCCATAACAGATGGGGAAACTATAATACCTTTCATATCTTCAAAAGATCATAAACAAATATATGATGGCGGATTAGGGCCGAACACAGGAGGAATGGGAGTTATAGCTCCAAACCCTTATTGTACAGAAGAAGTATTAAAGGATTTTAATGAAAATATATTAAAGCCAACTTTAAAAGGGATACAGAAAGAAAATCTAAAGTTTTCAGGAATAATTTTCTTTGGAATAATGATAACTAAAAATGGGGCATATCTTCTTGAATATAATTTAAGAATGGGAGATCCAGAGACAGAAGCTATCCTTCCTTTAATGGAAAGTGATTTATTAGATTTAATATTAATCTCAATAAATAAAAAGCTTAAAAATACAAGTATAAAATGGAAAAGAGATTGTTCTACTTGTGTTGTAGCAGCATCTAAAGGATATCCTGAAAAATATGAAAAAGGATTTTTAATAAATGGAATAGAAGGTTTAGAAGGTATATTTGGAGCAGGAGTTAAATTGCAAGATAATAAATTATTAACTAATGGAGGAAGAGTATTATGTACTCAAGCATTAGGAAAAACTTTCGAAGAATCTATAAATAAGGCCTATGAAAAAATGGAAAAGATAGATTTTCAAGGTATATATTATAGAAAAGATATAGGAAGATAATATTTTAATAATAAACAGCAGATACCTATATAATAGAAATAATTACGTGTATCTGCTGTTATTAATTTTAAAGTAATAACTTTTTGGTTAAATAAATTTAGCGATTTTAATATATATAATACTAAATTTATATAAAAGTTAAGTTTATATAATTATAGAATTTATGATATAATATCTGCACTATTTATAATTTCTACATCTATTTCAGTTTTAAGTTCAGTATTTAAAATTATATTTTCCAGATTTAAATTAGGATATTTAATATAAACATCATTTTCTATGTCAAATATATCCAAATTATTTTTCTGAAATTTGCTAAATACAGAGGATACAATCTTATTTATTTCCTCACCTGCTAATACATTCAAATTATTTATTTGATCTTTATTTCCATAAAACCTGCCCTGACTTTCTCCTATAGTGCATACAGTTTTAATTTTTTTAGTTAAATAGATAGTACCATTTACATATTCAACTTTAGTTTTTGTTTTACTAGATAATATCTCCAAAGTTATTAGTTTATTTATATCTTGGGGATTAGAAATTTGAATAACTCCTTTAGAAACTTTATTAGCTAAAAAATTATAGCCCTTAGCTTCTTCAGCAGAAAGCCTTGATACATATTTGTCTTTGTTTATAACGGCACCACCATTTAAGAAGATTTTGTTTTCAGTGTCTCTTCTATTATATTGTATAAAACTTGCTACAGCTGTTTTATCTCTCATGAGTCTTTCATTTAATAAATCATTTAAGGTTAACTTTATAGCACTAGAGGATGTATTTACATTTTGTATCAAATCATAAACAAAAATTCCAAGAAATTTTTCATCCGGGATTTTTATGCTTA
Above is a window of Clostridium sporogenes DNA encoding:
- the purD gene encoding phosphoribosylamine--glycine ligase produces the protein MKVLIIGSGGREHAIAWKIGKNPLVEKIFCAPGNGCTALEYKCENINILSNEELLEFSLKNSVDLTIVGPEVPLMEGIVDLFEENGLNIFGPDKKAALLEGSKAFAKEFMKKYNVKTAAYEVFEEEEKALEYLKNIEHPVVIKADGLAAGKGVVISKSFEESKITLEKFMTNDKFKGAGKKVVIEEFLEGPEASILSITDGETIIPFISSKDHKQIYDGGLGPNTGGMGVIAPNPYCTEEVLKDFNENILKPTLKGIQKENLKFSGIIFFGIMITKNGAYLLEYNLRMGDPETEAILPLMESDLLDLILISINKKLKNTSIKWKRDCSTCVVAASKGYPEKYEKGFLINGIEGLEGIFGAGVKLQDNKLLTNGGRVLCTQALGKTFEESINKAYEKMEKIDFQGIYYRKDIGR
- a CDS encoding Ger(x)C family spore germination protein; amino-acid sequence: MKRIIAILLVFSNIFLQGCFSYRDINKLLFATAVIVDVDNSNNPVLYVEAYKGVREESNQKDRLVFKGTGKTLLESLKNINLSSSSEVNYEQTKAIIFTEKAANIGLDRFIDVFEREQQFIMRADFCIFEGTGDELLSIKIPDEKFLGIFVYDLIQNVNTSSSAIKLTLNDLLNERLMRDKTAVASFIQYNRRDTENKIFLNGGAVINKDKYVSRLSAEEAKGYNFLANKVSKGVIQISNPQDINKLITLEILSSKTKTKVEYVNGTIYLTKKIKTVCTIGESQGRFYGNKDQINNLNVLAGEEINKIVSSVFSKFQKNNLDIFDIENDVYIKYPNLNLENIILNTELKTEIDVEIINSADIIS